A single Malaclemys terrapin pileata isolate rMalTer1 chromosome 3, rMalTer1.hap1, whole genome shotgun sequence DNA region contains:
- the RTN4IP1 gene encoding reticulon-4-interacting protein 1, mitochondrial — translation MYLKMHLLSRRAYSGLLFSQGSMATCLRRGKSLIKPRLCRNISLSCQRYTVMASWIIERYGRNDVLRFTNNMMFPIIHFPNEVIIKVHAASLNPIDVNMRNGYGAAALNMKRDPLKLKSTGNEFPLTLGRDVSGVIMECGLNVSYFKPGDEVWAAIPPWKQGTISEFVVASGNEISHKPKCLSHMEAASLPYVGLTAWSAMNQIGGLNQDNCSGKRILIFGASGGVGTFAIQLMKAWGGHVTAVCSQDASTLVKKLGADDVIDYKSGDVAEQLKMLPLFDFILDNVGGPTEKWSPDFLKKWSGATYVTLVTPFLLNVDRLGVADGMLQTGVTIGTKTVKHLCKGIHYRWAFFTPSGQSLDEIAKLVESGKIHPVVEQVFSFSEVPKAFLKLEGGHARGKTVINVINKK, via the exons atgtatttaaagatgCATCTGCTTAGTAGGAGAGCATACAGTGGCTTGCTTTTCAGTCAAGGTTCCATGGCAACTTGCCTTAGAAGAGGCAAAAGTTTAATCAAGCCCCGTCTATGTAGAAATATCAGCCTCTCCTGTCAGAGATATACAGTTATGGCATCGTGGATAATAGAGAGATATGGGCGAAATGATGTGCTACGATTTACAAATAACATGATGTTCCCTATAATACATTTTCCAAATGAAGTCATTATTAAAGTCCATGCTGCAAGTTTAAACCCTATAGATGTTAATATGAGAa aTGGTTATGGAGCAGCTGCTTTAAATATGAAACGTGATCCACTGAAATTGAAAAGCACCGGGAATGAATTTCCTCTAACACTTGGTCGAGATGTATCTGGTGTAATTATGGAATGTGGGCTAAATGTGTCCTATTTCAAACCTGGAGATGAG GTATGGGCAGCAATTCCTCCCTGGAAACAAGGCACTATATCAGAGTTTGTTGTAGCTAGTGGAAATGAG ATCTCTCACAAGCCCAAGTGTCTCAGTCACATGGAAGCTGCCTCCTTACCATATGTCGGTCTAACAGCATGGTCTGCAATGAACCAAATTGGGGGATTGAACCAAGATAATTGCAGTGGGAAACG AATATTAATTTTCGGCGCTTCAGGTGGAGTTGGTACCTTTGCTATCCAG ctAATGAAAGCTTGGGGTGGTCATGTGACAGCCGTTTGTTCTCAGGATGCCAGTACCCTGGTGAAAAAGCTTGGAGCAGATGATGTGATTGATTACAAATCTGGAGATGTAGCAGAGCAACTGAAAATGTTACCATT GTTTGATTTCATCCTAGATAATGTTGGTGGACCCACTGAAAAATGGTCTCCAGATTTCCTCAAGAAATGGTCAGGAGCCACATATGTTACTTTGGTAACACCCTTTCTACTGAATGTGGACAGGCTTGGAGTAGCTGATGGCATGCTACAAACAGGAGTCACGATTGGAACCAAAACTGTAAAG CACCTCTGTAAAGGAATCCATTATCGATGGGCATTTTTCACACCGAGCGGCCAATCTTTGGATGAGATAGCAAAACTGGTTGAATCAGGAAAG